The Meriones unguiculatus strain TT.TT164.6M chromosome 14, Bangor_MerUng_6.1, whole genome shotgun sequence sequence GAATTAGCATCCGTTGTGCCTTAGGTCATCTGGAACCGAATAAGATGGGGCCTTGGACCAGGCTGCCTCCATTCCTGATGGAAGGGGACTGCTAATACATGAGCTAATTTAAATGCTCTGAAACTGTGACGAGGGTTAAGGAGAAAATAAAGTCAAATGTGATAcgtgctgtaatcccagcacttgagaagcagaggccaggTGAATTAGATGTTCGTCCTCAGCCGTGTGGGGAATCTgaaaccagcctgagctaccgAAGAGCCTATCTTGGGTGTGGAAGGGAGGGAGTAACACAAGGAGATGAGAAAGTAAGCGCTTCTGAGGTGGTAACCCCTGAACTGAGACCTAAATCTAGGGCCATGGGGGCCAGTGCTCATGGGGGAAGACAGTTGTCACAAACAGGAAAGGTAACCGTGGCtttgggaggaagagaagagggtgaATGTGAATTTCTGCACTGACTCAGGTCTAGGGTTTGGTTTGGAATGGCAGCAGCCAGGGTGAGTAAAAAGTCGAATTGAACCTCAGAGTGTCTGAGTTAAGTGTTCTTTTGGTCACTCCTTGGTTTAGGTAGAGCCACAGGGGTCTGGCTGTTTTCTGTTAGAGTCTCCTCCGCACCTGGCTCTACCCAGAGCCCAGTCAGGTAGATTGTCCTTGGATTTTCTGGGCCGTGGTTGACAGGCCCATTGAACTAGCAAGCTTGAGTGTCGGTCCTATTCTCCTTGTAGTCAGTGGAAGTCTGATGCAGAGCCTGGTCCTCAAGCATGGCCGCCAAAGGAACGAGCAGCCCTTCAGGAGGAGCTCAGCGACGTCCTCATCTACCTCGTCGCTCTGGCAGCCCGCTGTCATGTGGATTTGCCTCAAGCAGTGATCTCCAAAATGGACACCAACCGCCGACGGTACCCAGTCCATCTGTCCCGAGGCTCTGCCTGCAAGTACACAGACTTGCCTCGTGGGACCATCTCTGAAAGCCAGGCTGTGGACTCTGCCGATCCTGCCCCTGAGTTGAGAAACCAGGCCTCCACCTAGAAACACAGTGTCTCAGCAGCAGAAATGGACTTGTTCTAATCTGCTCTTATTAAAGGACATGTCTGAGGCCCAGCAGGTTTTCTCTCTCAATAAAATGACTTAAGGCAACAACTCCTAGATTTCTCTAAAGTAGCTAGAGAGGACATCTCAAGTCCTGCCGAGAAGAAGGCTCTTCCTCCTGTGACTAGTAGCTGATTTTCTGCCTTTTCAACTTGAAGCGTACAAAAGCAGAGAACAGGAAGTAAAGATGGGCCACAAATCTTTGATGAGTGCAGAATACAGCTTCTGTTCCTCTTGGTCCCTTGGTACAAGTAAAGGTCACCTACCTCTCACCTGGccattttctgttcttcctctctAGCTAGATGGTATCGAGTGAACAGTTTCTGTGGTGTGTGGTAACATCACGCCCCTGAGACCCGTAGGCCTGCCTTCCCCAGAGAGGGCAGTGCAAGAGCCCAGTGGGAGCGATTTCCCGCCCCTCTTCTCTGACCCTTCTTGCCTTCCCAGGTAAGACAACTCAGcagattaaaaatgttttagCTTTTATTCCCAAACATTCTTAATGCagtaacatttaattttattccCTCTCCTTTATTCCTTGTATTTAATCATACCTCCTGTAGCCCCCCTCATTTGTCTTTGGAGCTCTGGCTCCTAAATTTTTCtacacttaatttttttgtttcgttttgtttttgttttccaaggtGAGGGTGTCTGTCATGGTTCAAGATGAGGTTTCTTtgtttagtcctggctgtcctggaactaggtctgtagaccagcttggcctcaaactcggttccacccgcctctgcctcctgagtgctgggattaaaagtgtgtgccaccactgcccagctagatAAATCTCGaggtgctggagagattgctcagcagtgaAGTGTAATTgctgcttttgtgttttgttttgtctttttattgagaaAAGGTCTCCGTATTGTTGGCCGGCCTGGAGTTTGCTatctggaccaggctggtcttgggctcatagagatccatctgctccCAGGTGCTGAGGTAAAGGTGAGCATCACCTCCCTCAGCTCGTAATGTTTGTGCATAGGACAGAAGTCGTGTTGCTAAGACACATCAAAGCAGCTTACAAATCTCTGTAGCTCCAGGTGCCTCTTCTGGACTCCGTAGGCACCTGCGCTCAAGCACCCACAAAGCCACACACTCAAAACTTAAAAACAGAACCAGTACTTCCAGGCTtatgagatggctcatcaggtaaagtaTTTGCCATCAAGCTAACACCTGAACTCTATTCCTGAGGTCCACATGGTGGAGGAAGAAAACcagttcctgcaagttgtcctctgacctccatacacacacacaccatgacacACAGTAGCCCCTCCCTTTGGGGCGTGGTGTTGCATGCCTAGAACACCTGTGATCCCATTAAAGAAGTTGAGGCAGAACGACGCAAGTTTATGTATGCTTtgcctatgtgtgtctgtgcaccgtgtCAGTGCCTGTGGAAGTCCGAGGGCtttggatcccctagaacaggTTAAGCCACCGTGTGCGTGTGCTTGCGatggaacccagatcctctgcaagtcCAAATACTGGAGAAGAGTCACTGTCTAGCCAACCCATCACAGTTGTGAACATTGGATTGTAACCTTTTGATCGCCGGTTTCCTTGCCCCTGCTGTGCCACTTATTGTCTCCAGAAGTGGAGCCAAGCTGAGGTTTGGAGCTAGCTGTGGGGCGCACATCTGTAACCTCAGGattcaggaggcaggaagagggtcCCCGAAAGTTCAACACCAGCCTGTGTCAGTTTAGGGTCATATATCGAGACCCTAAACGGGGAGCTTTATACCTACATAGATCTAGTCACACAgccccatttctctctcctttgcgTTGACCCCCAAAGGCTGCAGAGCAGTCGTCTCGTCATGAGCACATCCGGTTTACGGCTCGGGACTGAGGCAGGGCCAGCCGGGTGTGTGATTCCCCGGATCGCAGGGACCCCTTTAGGCCAGCTGGTTCCACGGTGCCTGTCCTCCCCCTTCCCACCCACCTCACTTAGACGCACCGTGAGGTGAAGATAGAATACTTTATTCACTCAGAAGGGCCAAGGGAATGTGGCTGGGGACGGGGCACGGTTTCCGGGGACCCCGGCAGGGCACTCCCTGTCGCCCAGTCCTGGAGCGCCCCGACCAAGGTGTGGGCGAGGAAGGAGCCCAGGCGCCCTCCGCTGCCCCGCCGTGGCTCAGCTGCCCTCGCACTCCGGGCAGCGCTCGGTGGGCGTGGCGGCTGTGGCACTGGCGGGGAGCTTGAAGTCTCGGCCGCAGCCCGCGCAGATGTAGAGGCGGCGCCGCATGTGCGCGCGCCGGTGGCGGATGAAGTGCGAGCTGAGGCGGAAGCGCCGGCCGCACTCCGTGCACGGGTAGGGCCGCTCGCCCGTATGCGTGCGCGCGTGCTCCGCCAGGTTAGAGCGGTGGCCGAAGCGCCGGCCGCACACGGCGCAGCGGTGCGGCTTCTCGCCCGTGTGCACGCGCCGGTGCTTGGCCAGCGCCGAGCTCTGGGCGAAGCGCGTGCCGCAGTCGGCGCATGCGTACGGGCGCTCGCCCGTGTGCGTGCGCCGGTGGCGCGCCAGGCACGAACTTCCGCCGAAGGCTCGTCCGCAGTCCGGGCACGCGTAAGGCTTCTCGCCCGTGTGCACGCGCAGGTGCTGCGCGTAGTTGGAGCTCTGCGCGAAGCGCCGGCCGCAGTGCGCGCAGGCGTACGGCTTCTCGCCCGTGTGCCGCCGCCGGTGCTGCCGCAGGTTCGAGGCGGCCGAGAAGCGCTTGTCGCACTCCGGGCACTGGTAGGGTCGCTCGCCCGTGTGCGTGCGGCCGTGCTTGGTCAGCGCCGACTTCTGCGAGAAGCAGCGGCCGCACTCGGTACACGCGAAGGGGCGCTCGCccgtgtgcgtgcgcgcgtgctTGGCTAGGGTGGAGCGGCGCGCAAAGGCGCGGCCGCAGTCCGGGCACGCGTGGGGGCGCGCCGGGTCGGCCGACGGCGCTGGCATCTGGCTGGCAACCTgcagggagagggaggacaggTCAGCCTTAAGAGGCCCCGGGGGAAACCTCGGGTTCCGGCACGCTGCTAATTCTTGGAGCCTCAGTTCCTCCGTCGGTGAAATGGGCAACTATGCCCGCCTCCGGGATCGTGCGCCTTTCACGACTTCAAACGTTACAGCGCCGGTGGCATTACAGTTATTTGTACTAATTCGTTACATCTATTGGCCACGGCCCAGGTCCTCGGAGTTAGAGGCACTGGGATCTGACATCAAATAAAAAGTGCTAGGTGTCTTGTGATGCCATTCCTGTGGAGGtgacacaggaggatcaggagatccaggccagcctgggctccatgtgGAGACAATGCTGGCAATGTAGCAGTGACAGAGCTTGCCTACCGTCCTGCTGACAGGGGGAGTGCTGGGATGCAGCGGAAGAAGACACTTGTGATAGGAGAAGTTATCAGAAGGGAAACAGGAGGACTTCTTACTTCAGGACCCGGGCCACAGGACGGACCCGGCTTTTACTGTGAATGAGTTAGAGAACCACAATAAAGGGTCCTCCATCAGGAAAGCGAAGGCATGCTTTGGGAACCCGAATGAACggaagacagaagagaaaggaCAGCAGCTGGAGCCTACTGAGGAGAGGCACTGCACTCATCTGACCGAAGGCCAGCTGGCCTAGCTAAGCTCAGGAGAAGCGGAGCCAGTGGGATGTTGGTTTCTTTATCACTTTACAGTTTGAGATGGGAGATGGCAACAGACTGGCCTCGAGGGATGAGGACTGAAAATGACTGGGGTTTAGTGAGGTCTGCTTGTCTCTCCTCTGATTAAAGGCCCCAGGGGACCCAGGTTAAGGTTCAGAAACTGCACAGGTGGAGTTGCCATTTCCAGAGGGAACCAGGTAAGAAGACAGACCAGCCTGGGGCTGTAtgcagcaggggctggagaggagaGGTTTTCAGCCTATAAATGGTCATTCAAGCCTGGAGTCTTAAGAGATCACCAGGGGAAATTGGAGCAGCCAGCTGGCAAGTGTGGGCAGAAGCCAGGACAGGGACAGCTTGGCTAGGACCAGACTTTTAAACTTTTTGAGCAAGCACTTTAAGCTGTGAAGAAAAAGCCAAATGTTGCTCTGACGCCTCAAGTTCTGAAGCTTGAAATGAGTTAGGCTGGACTTCTAGAGATAAAAAtcaggaaaaggaaagaatgctGTGTAAGAAGCAGGTGAGGGGAAACACTTTGTACTAAAGAGTGAAGAGGGATACTGAAGGCACATTACCCCTTTCTAACAAAAGAAAAGCACCACGTATAGATGGCTGAAAGCGTGGCACAACTTCCTGTCCGTGGAGGAAGTTTGAGGATAGACATAGGAGAGGAtgggagggggggggggagtcatcCCCTGGTCAAACAGACAAGCAGTGTTAACAAGCGGTTAACATTAACTCGTGCTGGCCCTGGTGGTGCGAGCCTCTGActccagccctcgggaggcaggggcagaaggGTCTCTGccagtttgaggacagccttgtctatatAGCAAGTATCAGGACAGTCAGGATTAcaaagaccctatcttaaaaaacaaacacacatacagaaaccTACATTAATTCATGATAAAGAATTCCGTCTACCACCACCCTCCCTTTGAAGAGGAGACACCGTAAGAAGCAGAAAGTGACGGAGAGCAGGCCCTTCCCTTTCAGAAACTTTAGAGCTCCCTGGGGGCCGTCAGTCCTTTACCATGAGAACCTGACTGTGCGCCAGGTagggtggcacatgactttaatcccgccctcgggaggcagaggcgggtgcaTCTCTCGTGAATTTAAGCCAACTGTGTCTACATAGTATTCTAGGTCAGcaagagttacatagtgagaccctatctcaaaacaagacaaaaacataaatcaaaaaatagataaataaagtggctttgaactcaaactAGAAAATAACCATTTGGGAATTTAGCAATCGGCTGAGAGAACTCCGgttttaataataacaacagaCCTCCCTTAGCTATGGCTTGACTCTCCCCAGTTTCAGCTGCTAGCTGTCAATCATGGTCTGAAAATACTAAacggaaaattccagaaataaacaatttGTAAGTTTAAAACAACTTTTATTATAGtatattgttatattttattattgttaaacTCTTACTGCACCTAATTTGGAAATTAAACTGTATCATAGATATATACCTAAAGGAAAAAACACAGGCCAGGCATGACCGCacgcctgtagtctcagcacttagaccgaagcaggaggatcacaagttcttGGCCAGCTTGGAGAGTAtagcaagaacctgtctcaacaacttaaatacaatatatataaaaCCATTCAAGGTTTCAGGCAGTCATGGCAGGGTGTCTTGAAATGTACTCCCTGAAAGGAGCTTCTGTAATGAAGATGCCAGGCTTTGACGGCATTGCTTTACGAGTGCCATCACAGTAAATCTTCCTGTCGCCTCTCAGTCAGGTGGGACAGTATTTCACTGTAGCTCAGGCCAACCTCATACTTACGGAcactcctgcttctgccccctgaCTATTGGATTACAAGTGTGTTTTGGCATGCAGGGTTATTTTGATTGTTTAGAGAGGTTCTTGCCTTGCcttatagcccaagctggcccgGAACTTGAAATCCTCCTCCCTCCATCGGCTGAGTCAGGGATCACAGGGTTACCTCCTGACAGCAGAGACCACCACAGcttagagactgagctgacaaAGCATGAGGAGGTGCCACTCTCCCCTGAACTCATAGCTAGCATGGGACACAGGGTCCTAAGTCTCCATCTTTCTCCGAGAAAGCTTCTAAGTTAAAGTACTGTAGGAGGTCCAGTCTGAAGTACTGCAAAGCCACACTTTCTCCCTTGCCCTGGTTTTGACATCACTGAGTCTGTTTCTACCTAAGGCCACTGTGGAGATGACCTTTCTTTTAGGTCCTTCTTCCCAGCACCCGCCTCTGAGTCAGCGCTGCCCAGCCTGGGGACCTCCTCACACTGGCTTCTCTTGTGAGAAGGAAATCTTTCCCATTAGTCAGGCTCATTGTCTCCAGCACAGGAGGAGGGGCCTCGGGCACCTGGAGGAGGAATGCGGTAATGGTCTGGTACAGCTCTGAGACATAATAAGGCCCGAGGTAGTGACCTTTGTCCTAGCACTTGGGTAGCTGAGGCCCTTGCctcatgagcttgaggccagcccgggctctacagtgagatcctatctcaaaacaaaagaagcaaatgaAATTTTCACAATCCTTGTGTTAGGTACTTCAGCCCCATCACATAAATGAAGAAATGAGACACAGACATCAACTATTACCACCAACATCAACTATTACCCAAGGCCATATAGCTAACAAATGGCAGAACCAAGGACTCTGTCAAGTCTGTCTGTCTTGGCCATGTGAAGCCACGGAGGCAGCTTGTGTCCTCCCCAAACCCTCAGTCCAAATCTTCCTCTCTTCCTACGAAGTGTAAAACCCAACCGCCAAAGGCAAGCTCCTTACTACAGGATGTGGCTCACGGGCCAGCCACATCAGAATCCCTTGGCACTTGTGAAAAATACAGTCTCAGGCTGGGGATGAGGCTGTTTGTAGAAGGCTGTTTATCAAACAGGAACCCCAGGCCTAATCCCAGCATGGCACACACAGGCCATGGTGGCAcgcaactgtaatcccagctctcagaaggatcagaagttcaaggccagcttccaCTCTACAGGGAGTTCCAGCAGGCTCCATGcgtgtaattccagcatttgtgaggtagaggcaagagaacGAGGAATTCCAGTTATTCAGCTGTACAGGGCTTACGGGCAGCCTGAATCTCAAGCCTCACTCAAGATTTAGTGTCATAATCTTCCTTTTAGAGGTTGAAGAGATTGCTCTGTGGTTAACAGCACTGCCTACTgtagcagaggacctggattaagTTCCTAGGATCTACACTGTAGTTCACAAGTATCTGAAacttcagtttcagaggttccgacaccctcctctggcctctgtgggaactgCACAGATGGactacacaggcacacatgcaggcaaaaaaactcttttgagacagggtttctctatgtagccttggctgtcctggactcactctgtagaccagcctggccctgaactcacagagatccacctgcctccctgtgTGTTGGGATCAccggcgtgcaccaccacacccagcagttTTTTGATCTTCATAGTATGCTGGTGATATAGTCCAGTGGTACCCAATATGCACAAGAGCCTGACTCCAGTCCTAGCGACCTACCTGCATGTTTAAAACGAAGCCCAGACACCTGTAGTGGATagtaatggcacacacctgtaaccccagccatctggaagctgaagcaggaggaccacaagttcaGAGTCTTGTCTAAACACTATACACGACCTGTCTGAGTAAGTAAGAAATTTCAAAATTAAGCAGTCTAAGCTGGAGGTAAGAAGGTCTACAGCCAGAGGAAGCAGGCGGAGAGCGGAGAAAGCACCCGTGACTGAACCACCCAGGAGGGCTCAGGATCCGGCGTTTCTGAAGCTGGTGCTAGGCTGGTAAGGACACTGGTTGCTAAACTTGATGATTTGAGTCCCTAAGTAGAAGGAAAGGAACAACTTCTgtaaagttgtcttctgactgccACAGGTGCCATGGGACCCACTAGacccatacacacactcacacaaataaatatgAGTTAAAATTCAGACAGATCAGAGTTTGGCAGGCAGGCAAAGACTCCTCCAAACTCCAAACTCCAGGCCTATTTTCCTCCAGTGCTGGGGGATGAACCTATACGCTCGGCtttaccactaagctacatccaCAGCCCCTTGAGGCCTGTTTTCAACAAGGAACAGCCATGGCTGACAGATACCACTCACAGTTGGCTGGTGCTGGGTGCCACACCCCAGACAGGCACTTGCTTTGTGGCCCATGCTGGCCTGGAGCCTGGAGTCCTGCCCTGGCCTCCCGTGCGCTGGAACGGATTACAGGTATGCAACGCCATGCTGGCTGGAAGGCACTTTAGAGATAACTGGTGTGTAcacagagaaaagagggaaggaaggccaCAGAGTGAATCACTGAGCTAGCTTGGCAGAGGGCCAACTCTGGCTGTGCATAACCTTCAGGCAGCTCACCCTCCTTCTAATCCACTTACCCACACCCAAGACTGACATTTGATGATCTGTctgtctgaggcagggtctctctacatagtcttggctatcctggaactcgatatgtagaccaggctggccttgaactcacagagatcctgtctctggctcccaaatgctgggtttaattgtgtataccaccatgcctagcacaCTCAGTGATCTTATTGTCCATTTTACATTTGGAGAAGCTGAGGCAAAGTAAGTAAATGGTAGAGCTAGGATTTGATTGCTACCCAACACTATACAGTCTGGCCCAACTGACCTTTTATCACTTACACGCTAAACCTCCATTATCCCTCAGCTTCAGCTAGTTCAGTGACAGTATCCAAACACCAACACCCTCTCCCCTTACAGCTGCTGTTACTTCAAAGCAGACCAACAGGCTCTGGCAGCCAATTtttggtggggtgggggtgtttttgttgtttttgagataaggtttcatgTAGCCTGTGCTGGCCTCAAACCCGCTATATAACTGAGAGTAATTTTGAGCTTTTAACAAATCTATgatgtgcatgaatgttttgcctgcatgcttaGTGTCCCTGGAGACAaggagagggcactggatctcttggaactggagtcacagatggttgtgagccaccaagtgggtgctaggaattgaacctgggttctctagaagagGAGCGGGCGCTCTtgactcctgagccatctctctggccccaaccttggacttctgatcctcctttgTCTACCTCCCTAGTACTGGGCCCACAGtccatgccaccatgcctgattaTGTATACTGGGGATCAGGACTTTCTATATGCCAGGCAGGAGCTCTATGGAATGACACACCCCCAGCCCGACAGTGGTTCTTTTAAATAGAAAATCTAATCATTTTCAACAGTTGGCTTAAGACTTCCCATGTCACAACAAGATAAAACGCAGTATGGCTGAGCTGCTCCCCTATCCTGCTTAACAGCCTTTTACACTCGGTCCCTAATGAAGCCTTCCTGGTGTCGCCCTGAGCCTTTGCTCTTGCCCTTCCTCCACCTCTGCTTGTCACCTCACCTCCCACTCACCGAACACCCCCCCTTCAAGTCTTTCCCACTGCCTAGATAGTTTGCTTTCACTCTGTCCAAtgcccaaaaaaagaaaaacaaccaaaaaaaaaaaaaaaacccaaacaaacaaacaaacaaacaaaacctccgATAAAAATGAGCTgggaggccagcaagatggctcagcaggtaacagGGCTCATCCTGTAGCCCTGAAGAACCAGGTTCTGTCCCTGGAacccatggtggaaagagagaaccaattcccagaagatgtcttctggcctccacgtg is a genomic window containing:
- the Dctpp1 gene encoding dCTP pyrophosphatase 1; protein product: MAQAGGGARGDAAREGSAAAGPFSFSPEPTLEDIRRLHAEFAAERDWEQFHQPRNLLLALVGEVGELAELFQWKSDAEPGPQAWPPKERAALQEELSDVLIYLVALAARCHVDLPQAVISKMDTNRRRYPVHLSRGSACKYTDLPRGTISESQAVDSADPAPELRNQAST
- the Znf771 gene encoding zinc finger protein 771 isoform X3, coding for MPAPSADPARPHACPDCGRAFARRSTLAKHARTHTGERPFACTECGRCFSQKSALTKHGRTHTGERPYQCPECDKRFSAASNLRQHRRRHTGEKPYACAHCGRRFAQSSNYAQHLRVHTGEKPYACPDCGRAFGGSSCLARHRRTHTGERPYACADCGTRFAQSSALAKHRRVHTGEKPHRCAVCGRRFGHRSNLAEHARTHTGERPYPCTECGRRFRLSSHFIRHRRAHMRRRLYICAGCGRDFKLPASATAATPTERCPECEGS
- the Znf771 gene encoding zinc finger protein 771 isoform X1, which translates into the protein MPGEQQAEEEEEEMQEEMVLLVKGEEEEGEEKYEVVKLKIPVDNKEVASQMPAPSADPARPHACPDCGRAFARRSTLAKHARTHTGERPFACTECGRCFSQKSALTKHGRTHTGERPYQCPECDKRFSAASNLRQHRRRHTGEKPYACAHCGRRFAQSSNYAQHLRVHTGEKPYACPDCGRAFGGSSCLARHRRTHTGERPYACADCGTRFAQSSALAKHRRVHTGEKPHRCAVCGRRFGHRSNLAEHARTHTGERPYPCTECGRRFRLSSHFIRHRRAHMRRRLYICAGCGRDFKLPASATAATPTERCPECEGS
- the Znf771 gene encoding zinc finger protein 771 isoform X2: MGHKASACLGCGTQHQPTVASQMPAPSADPARPHACPDCGRAFARRSTLAKHARTHTGERPFACTECGRCFSQKSALTKHGRTHTGERPYQCPECDKRFSAASNLRQHRRRHTGEKPYACAHCGRRFAQSSNYAQHLRVHTGEKPYACPDCGRAFGGSSCLARHRRTHTGERPYACADCGTRFAQSSALAKHRRVHTGEKPHRCAVCGRRFGHRSNLAEHARTHTGERPYPCTECGRRFRLSSHFIRHRRAHMRRRLYICAGCGRDFKLPASATAATPTERCPECEGS